A single genomic interval of Corylus avellana chromosome ca10, CavTom2PMs-1.0 harbors:
- the LOC132164358 gene encoding SWR1 complex subunit 6, with the protein MDDDNSNPFRRMSSRTRKVAPRMAAALASSDNRTQAALARLEALENDNAGMETVEINDEDDSSLDDEDQGYMQKRQSKGTKRKTRQAKALENARKAPRTFLELLHEANLESLPPHVPSYLKAAVGPPSSTSRRHFCTVCGYAASYTCVKCGMRFCSRRCQNIHNDTRCLKFVA; encoded by the exons ATGGATGATGACAATTCCAACCCATTTCGACGCATGTCGAGCCGAACTCGTAAGGTTGCTCCAAGAATGGCTGCTGCCCTTGCAAGTAGTGACAACCGCACGCAG GCTGCTCTTGCTCGCCTTGAAGCCTTAGAAAACGACAATGCAGGAATGGAAACGGTTGAAATTAACGATGAAGATGACTCTTCTCTTGATGATGAAGATCAAG GATACATGCAAAAGAGGCAGTCCAAGGGTACTAAACGTAAAACCCGGCAGGCAAAGGCACTTGAGAATGCCAGGAAAGCCCCAAGAACATTTCTTGAGCTTTTACATGAG GCAAACCTGGAATCATTGCCTCCTCATGTTCCCTCCTATTTGAAGGCAGCTGTGGGACCTCCAAGCTCTACCTCTCGCCGCCATTTCTGCACTGTTTGTGGATACGCTGCCAGCTACACATGTGTGAAGTGTGGGATGCGTTTCTGTTCACGCCGTTGCCAGAATATACATAATGATACTCGTTGTCTGAAATTTGTTGCCTAG
- the LOC132163685 gene encoding laccase-13-like, giving the protein MEAYNLTVKPWCTFFLLGWFVIFAFLSPFADAETHYHEFVIEAKPVKRLCRTHNTITVNGQFPGPTLEVRNGDSLVIKVTNIARYNISLHWHGIRQLRNPWADGPTYVTQCPIQTGATYTYRFTIINQEGTLWWHAHTDWLRATVYGALIIHPQLGSPYPFSTPKQEYTILLGEWFDRNPMDVLKLAQFTGAAVNVSDAYTVNGQPGDLYRCSSQETVRFPIESGETVLLRIINSALNQELFFAIAKHKMTVVGVDAKYTKPFTTRVIMVGPGQTTNVLLTADQPPAHYYMAARAYNTAQNAAFDNTTTTAILEYKSAPCGAKKGQSSKPILPQLPAYNDTATATAFNAGLKSPYQVKVPTNIDENLFFTVGLGLTNCTRPNSPRCQGPNGTRFAASMNNVSFVLPRKNSIMQAYYQGAPGGVFTTDFPPVPPIQFDYTGNVNRGLWQPVPGTKLYKLKYGSRVQIVLQDTSIVTTEDHPIHLHGYHFFVVGSGFGNFNPTRDTANFNLIDPPERNTIGSNPGGWVVIRFVADNPGVWLMHCHLDSHFGLGLAMAFLVENGVGESQSVIPPPADLPPC; this is encoded by the exons ATGGAGGCTTACAATCTCACTGTCAAGCCATGGTGTACTTTCTTCCTACTTGGCTGGTTTGTCATATTCGCTTTCCTTTCTCCTTTTGCAGATGCAGAAACTCACTACCATGAATTTGTT ATTGAAGCAAAACCAGTGAAGAGGCTGTGCAGAACCCACAACACCATTACAGTAAATGGACAATTCCCAGGGCCAACCTTGGAAGTGAGAAATGGAGATTCCCTGGTGATCAAAGTCACTAACATTGCTCGATACAACATCAGCCTTCACTG GCATGGAATTCGACAGCTCAGAAATCCATGGGCAGATGGGCCTACTTATGTGACCCAGTGTCCTATCCAAACGGGAGCAACTTACACGTACCGTTTCACAATCATAAACCAGGAGGGTACTTTGTGGTGGCATGCTCATACCGATTGGCTCAGAGCCACTGTTTATGGAGCTCTCATCATCCACCCGCAATTGGGTTCTCCATATCCCTTCTCAACGCCCAAACAAGAATACACCATCCTTCTGG GAGAATGGTTCGATAGAAATCCCATGGATGTCCTAAAGCTGGCACAGTTCACAGGAGCAGCTGTTAATGTTTCTGATGCATATACCGTAAATGGTCAACCCGGTGATCTGTATAGATGCTCCAGCCAAG AAACTGTGAGATTTCCCATAGAATCGGGCGAGACAGTTCTTCTACGAATCATCAACTCTGCACTCAATCAGGAACTTTTCTTTGCCATCGCCAAACATAAAATGACTGTTGTTGGTGTTGATGCTAAATACACCAAGCCTTTCACAACCAGAGTCATCATGGTAGGACCTGGCCAGACAACCAATGTCCTCCTCACCGCTGATCAACCCCCAGCTCACTACTACATGGCAGCACGTGCCTATAACACTGCTCAAAATGCAGCCTTTGACAACACCACCACCACAGCAATCCTTGAATACAAATCTGCTCCCTGCGGTGCCAAGAAGGGGCAATCTTCAAAACCAATCTTACCTCAACTACCAGCCTACAATGATACAGCCACTGCGACTGCTTTCAATGCTGGGCTTAAGAGCCCTTACCAGGTCAAAGTCCCTACAAACATTGATGAGAACCTATTTTTCACAGTGGGTTTGGGACTAACCAATTGCACACGTCCTAACAGCCCCCGTTGTCAAGGACCAAATGGAACCCGCTTTGCTGCCAGCATGAACAATGTTTCTTTTGTACTCCCAAGAAAGAACTCCATAATGCAAGCATATTACCAAGGTGCACCTGGTGGTGTCTTCACCACAGACTTTCCGCCTGTTCCGCCCATACAATTTGATTATACAGGCAATGTGAACCGGGGGCTGTGGCAACCTGTTCCAGGAACTAAGCTCTACAAGTTGAAGTACGGTTCCAGAGTACAAATCGTCCTGCAGGATACCAGTATTGTCACAACAGAGGACCATCCAATACATCTTCATGGATACCATTTCTTCGTTGTTGGATCAGGTTTTGGCAACTTCAACCCAACCAGAGATACAGCCAATTTCAACCTCATCGACCCACCAGAAAGGAATACCATTGGATCAAACCCTGGTGGATGGGTAGTCATCCGATTTGTAGCTGATAATCCAG GAGTTTGGCTGATGCACTGTCACTTAGACTCACACTTCGGTTTGGGGTTGGCAATGGCCTTCCTAGTTGAGAACGGAGTTGGGGAATCTCAGTCTGTAATTCCTCCACCAGCAGATCTGCCTCCTTGTTAA